In the genome of Streptomyces violaceoruber, the window CGGCGGCGCCTGGGCCTGGGCCCTGCTGCTCGGCGTCTCCAACTGCGCCTTCCCGCTGGCGCTGACCATGGTCGGGATGCGGGCCAGGACCGGGGCCGGTGTCGCCCAGCTGTCCGCCTTCGCGCAGAGCACCGGCTACCTGATCTCCATCCCGGGTCCGCTCCTGGTGGGCGTGCTCTACCAGCACAGCGGGGGATGGGGGCTGCCGATCGCGCTGATGAGCGCGCTGATGGTGCCGCAGATCGTGGTGGGCGTCCTGGCGGGACGCGACCGCACCGTGGAGGACGAGGCGGGCCGCTGACCCGGCCGCGCGGCGCGCCAGGCCCGCGGTCCCCGCGGGCGGCCCGCCGGGAGTGGACCGCGCGGGGGATGCGAGACTTGCCGTATGCCAGTCCTCGACCCGAATCCCCAGCACGGCCAGAAGAAGATGCTGATCGTCTTCGGTGCCTTCCTCGCGATCTTCGTGATCATCGGCATCATCGCGACGATCGCCTCGCCGTGAGCCCGCCCCCGGGACCGGATGGTGGGGTTAACCCCCCATCCCCTAGGGGGTGAGGGTCAGGGTCAAGTGGGTGGACCTCCGGATGGGTTGGGCCCCGCGGATTCCGTAACTTCGAGATGTGCCCGCCACAGGCGGGCCGCGGAGCACGGACCAGGGACGCCCGAAGACCAGCGGAGGCACTCATGTCGGCCCCTACCCACACCCGGCCTCCCCGGGCGACCCGGGGCGGCGTGGACGCCCGGTTGCCCTGGTGGGCCCTCGCCCTGCCCGTGCTCGCCTTCGTCGCGCTGCTCCTGCTGATACTCAATCCCGCCGACGCCCGGGCGGCCGCGGAGCAGCCCGCGACGGCACACCTTCTGGAGCGGCTGGAGCAGCTGACCGTGCGCTGAGCGCCGACCGCGGGCTCCCGCACGCGTCCCGCGGTGAGCCCGCCTGTCAACTCCCAGAGCCCCATGGCCTGTTTCGTGCGAAGCTGGAAGACATGAGCGTCGCAGAACCCCGCAGGATTGTTCTCTTCCGGCATGCGAAAGCCGACTGGCCACAGGTGACCGACCACGAGCGGCCGCTCGCCGACCGGGGTCGCATGGACGCCGCGGAGGCCGGGCGCCGGCTCGCGGATACCGGCGTGCCCATCGACCAGGCCCTGTGCTCCACCTCGGCCCGGACCCGCGAGACCTGGAAGCTCGCCGTCCAGGAGTTCCCGCACCGGCCGAAGACCGTCTACGAGGAGCGGATCTACGATGCCTCGCCCGGCGAGCTGATCGCCGTGCTCAACGAGACCCCCGACGACCTGCGGAACGTGCTGGTGATCGGCCACAACCCGGGCATGGAGGCGCTGACCGAGATCCTGGCCGGCTCGGCCGAGGACGAGGTCCGCGAGCGGATCAACCGCCGGGGCTTCCCGACCGCCGCCTTCGCCGTCCTCACCTTCACGGGCTCCTGGAAGGACGTGGAGCCCGGCCGGGCCGCCCTGGTCGACTACTGGGCGCCGACCGACTGACCCGCCGCCCCCACGTGACAGGGCCCGGCGCCCTCGCGGTCCGGGCCCTCGGCGTGCCGGGCGCCCCGGGGTCAGGGCCGGCCGGGGCCGTCGCCGAGATCGTCGGCCAGCGTGTCCGCGGCCTCGACCTCCTCGCGGGTGATGCCCAGCAGATAGAGCACCGTGTCGAGGAAGGGGACGTTCACCGCGGTGTGCGCCGCCTCGCGCACCACCGGCTTGGCGTTGAAGGCGACCCCGAGTCCGGCCGCGTTCAGCATGTCCAGGTCGTTGGCACCGTCACCGATCGCCACGGTCTGCGACAGCGGTACGCCCGCCGCGGCGGCGAACCGGCGCAGCAGCCGCGCCTTGCCCGCCCGGTCCACGATCTCCCCGGTGACCCGTCCGGTCAGCCTGCCGTCGACGATCTCCAGCGTGTTGGCCTGCGCAAAGTCCAGCCCCAGCTGCTCCTGCAAGGCGTCGGTGACCTGGGTGAAGCCGCCGGAGACGACCCCCACCTGGTAGCCGAGCCGCTTCAGCGTGCGGATCAGGGTGCGGGCACCCGGCGTCAGCCGCACCTCGGCACGCACCTTGTCCACCACCGAGGCGTCCAGCCCCGCCAGCAGGGCAACGCGCGCGTGCAGCGACTGCTCGAAGTCCAGCTCCCCGCGCATCGCGGCCGCCGTCACCTCGGCGACCTCGTCCTCGCAGCCGGCGTGCGCGGCGAACAGCTCGATGACCTCGTCCTGGATCAGCGTGGAGTCCACGTCCATCACGACCAGGCGCTGCGCCCGGCGGTGCAGCCCCGCCGCGACGACCGCGATGTCCACGCCGAGCGCCGCGGCCTCGGTGGCCAGCGCCGTGCGCAGCGGTTCGGTCTCCACGCCGGAGACCGCGAACTCGACGGCGGTCACCGGGTACTTGGCCAGCCGGAAGATACGGTCGATGTTGCTCCCGGACTCGGTGATCCGGGCCGCTATGGCGGCGGTCGCCTCGGCGGTGAGCGGGTGCCCGAGCACCGTGACCAGGGAGCGGCCGAAACCGCGCGGCCGGTTGTCGCCGATGCCGGAGATGATCTCCGCCTGCAGCTTCAGCGACTCCGCCCAACTGTGGACGGTCGCCCGGAGATCGCCCTCCAGACCGCGGGGCGGCTCGGTCACGAGCGCGCACAGCACGATCCGGCCACGGGTGACGACCTGCTCGATGTCGACGACATCGACCGAGTACGCGGCGAGAGTGTCGAACAGGCCGGCCGTGATGCCCGGCCGGTCCTTGCCGAAGATCTTGACGAGGAGAGTGGGAACGTC includes:
- a CDS encoding SGM_5486 family transporter-associated protein; this encodes MPVLDPNPQHGQKKMLIVFGAFLAIFVIIGIIATIASP
- the serB gene encoding phosphoserine phosphatase SerB; the protein is MSASQTSDVPTLLVKIFGKDRPGITAGLFDTLAAYSVDVVDIEQVVTRGRIVLCALVTEPPRGLEGDLRATVHSWAESLKLQAEIISGIGDNRPRGFGRSLVTVLGHPLTAEATAAIAARITESGSNIDRIFRLAKYPVTAVEFAVSGVETEPLRTALATEAAALGVDIAVVAAGLHRRAQRLVVMDVDSTLIQDEVIELFAAHAGCEDEVAEVTAAAMRGELDFEQSLHARVALLAGLDASVVDKVRAEVRLTPGARTLIRTLKRLGYQVGVVSGGFTQVTDALQEQLGLDFAQANTLEIVDGRLTGRVTGEIVDRAGKARLLRRFAAAAGVPLSQTVAIGDGANDLDMLNAAGLGVAFNAKPVVREAAHTAVNVPFLDTVLYLLGITREEVEAADTLADDLGDGPGRP
- a CDS encoding SixA phosphatase family protein, whose amino-acid sequence is MSVAEPRRIVLFRHAKADWPQVTDHERPLADRGRMDAAEAGRRLADTGVPIDQALCSTSARTRETWKLAVQEFPHRPKTVYEERIYDASPGELIAVLNETPDDLRNVLVIGHNPGMEALTEILAGSAEDEVRERINRRGFPTAAFAVLTFTGSWKDVEPGRAALVDYWAPTD